The proteins below are encoded in one region of Silene latifolia isolate original U9 population chromosome 2, ASM4854445v1, whole genome shotgun sequence:
- the LOC141628607 gene encoding F-box protein At5g03100-like, producing the protein MDSSSNDSRNSSLNHEYISEEQSDYLISSDEQEDEHESPVFDPFYSSDEQESPRKRIKRTYVDRITNLPDALITHILSLLPVETAMKTQLLSKRWRYLWASSPVLTYSPKSSNEFITNTLMLHKGQLKTLSLAKIEGYNDLEPPTNLWLQCAVNKQIEVLVLEIDRYENSYPLPHSFFSCDSLKELSLSASKFDWGHFSVFWKSLKKLSLENIRNLFNEKIHKIIEGSPGLESFNLSHCAGFSRINVSSSCKLRNLVINYCGNRYDDDADRSDKSLEISGPNIRSLEISGYMEWQNCRLKDVSSLVQVNFRFYASKLDVYHRDYNLNLSDAASKMMHMLVRNISHVEKLSLGSWCTQVLSICELEGEPTIPLQCKTLEILSLNERSIPGIARLLRSAHYLERLTIDTEPFQPHLDYHEVENPTVLKDFNCENYWKSSERAAFNNPWQHLKVVQFIRLFDIMETKYMTELAEYVLDHAKVLEKLVLKAGEGTYRQSRSSDLRHSSLFQIMLKLLSCPRCSHHARVLLL; encoded by the exons ATGGACTCCAGTTCCAATGATTCTCGTAATTCTTCCCTAAATCATGAATATATCTCCGAAGAACAATCCGATTACCTTATTTCAAGCGATGAACAAGAAGACGAGCACGAATCGCCAGTATTTGATCCTTTTTATTCAAGCGATGAACAAGAATCGCCTCGAAAGCGGATCAAACGCACCTACGTAGACCGCATAACCAACTTACCTGATGCATTGATCACACACATATTATCTCTATTGCCTGTCGAAACCGCCATGAAAACCCAACTCTTGTCGAAACGATGGCGTTACCTTTGGGCTTCAAGCCCAGTACTAACGTATTCCCCTAAGAGTAGTAATGAATTCATTACTAATACTCTGATGCTACATAAAGGGCAACTTAAGACACTTTCATTAGCCAAAATTGAGGGTTACAACGATCTCGAACCGCCAACTAATTTGTGGTTACAATGTGCAGTTAATAAGCAAATTGAAGTGCTCGTGCTTGAAATTGATAGATACGAAAACTCGTATCCTTTGCCTCATAGTTTTTTCTCTTGTGATAGTTTGAAGGAATTAAGTCTTAGTGCTTCGAAATTCGATTGGGGTCATTTTTCGGTTTTTTGGAAATCGTTGAAGAAATTGAGCTTAGAAAATATCAGAAACTTGTTTAATGAAAAGATTCATAAGATTATTGAGGGTAGTCCGGGACTGGAGTCGTTTAATTTGTCGCATTGTGCGGGTTTTAGTCGGATTAATGTTTCTTCTAGTTGTAAGTTAAGAAATCTTGTGATCAATTACTGTGGCAACCGATACGATGACGATGCTGATAGAAGTGATAAATCGTTAGAGATTTCGGGTCCAAATATTAGAAGCTTAGAGATTTCGGGTTATATGGAATGGCAGAATTGCCGGTTAAAAGACGTATCTTCGCTGGTACAAGTGAATTTCCGATTTTATGCTTCTAAATTGGATGTCTATCATAGAGATTACAATCTAAATTTAAGTGACGCTGCTTCAAAGATGATGCATATGCTTGTTCGAAATATTAGCCATGTCGAGAAATTATCATTGGGGAGTTGGTGCACACAG GTTCTATCTATTTGTGAGTTGGAAGGTGAGCCTACAATACCATTACAATGCAAGACTTTGGAAATTCTTTCATTAAATGAAAGAAGCATACCAGGCATTGCCAGATTGTTGCGGAGCGCACACTACTTAGAGAGATTAACCATTGATACGGAACCGTTCCAACCTCACCTCGATTATCATGAG GTAGAGAACCCAACCGTGCTCAAAGACTTTAATTGTGAAAACTATTGGAAGTCATCGGAAAGGGCGGCTTTCAACAATCCATGGCAGCACCTCAAGGTTGTACAGTTCATAAGGTTATTCGACATAATGGAGACGAAGTACATGACGGAATTAGCAGAGTATGTGCTCGACCATGCTAAGGTCTTGGAGAAATTGGTGTTAAAGGCAGGTGAAGGCACTTACCGACAATCTCGGTCGTCAGATTTACGGCATTCAAGTTTGTTTCAAATAATGCTGAAATTGCTAAGTTGTCCAAGATGTTCGCATCATGCCAGAGTTTTACTATTGTAA